From the Theobroma cacao cultivar B97-61/B2 chromosome 2, Criollo_cocoa_genome_V2, whole genome shotgun sequence genome, one window contains:
- the LOC18607773 gene encoding epoxide hydrolase 4 isoform X1, protein MNRRMWSDLTLSIEPENRRDLLRVREGKMSFLKIYKFLLHGVLKLAGISPRTIEIEPGTIMNFWVPTETINNTNTKRKKPAVVFLHGFGFDGILTWQFQALALAKEYSVYVPDFLFFGGSITDKTERSVEFQAECMAKGLRKLGVEKCTLVGFSYGGMVGFKMAEMYPDLVESMVVTCSVMALTESISNAGLERIGFPSWADYLLPVSVKGVETLLQVATYSFPKLPNWIYKDILEGIFIYRKEKVELLEALVISDKEFTIPCYQQNIYLLWGQNDKIFDLGTARNLKQQIREKASLEYIEKSGHLVQLERPFVYNSHLKKILASLWSKEKSHATDAFPQPKKK, encoded by the exons ATGAATCGCAGAATGTGGTCAGATCTTACCCTCTCCATTGAGCCAGAAAATAGAAGAGATCTACTGAGAGTGAGAGAAGGGAAGATGAGCTTCTTGAAGATATACAAGTTTTTGTTGCATGGGGTGTTGAAGCTAGCTGGGATAAGCCCCCGAACCATAGAGATCGAGCCAGGGACGATTATGAACTTTTGGGTCCCAACTGAAACCATTAACAACACCAAcacgaaaagaaaaaagcctGCCGTAGTTTTCCTCCATGGCTTTGGCTTTGATGGTATTCTAACATGGCAATTTCAGGCGTTAGCTTTGGCCAAAGAGTACTCCGTTTACGTCCCGGATTTCCTCTTCTTCGGTGGTTCCATCACTGACAAGACGGAGAGGTCGGTGGAGTTTCAAGCCGAGTGCATGGCCAAGGGTTTGAGAAAGCTGGGTGTGGAGAAATGTACCCTGGTGGGGTTTAGTTATGGAGGAATGGTTGGTTTCAAGATGGCGGAGATGTACCCTGACTTGGTTGAGTCCATGGTGGTGACCTGCTCGGTTATGGCCTTGACTGAGTCGATCAGCAATGCCGGACTTGAGCGGATTGGGTTCCCAAGCTGGGCAGATTATTTGCTTCCAGTGTCAGTTAAGGGCGTTGAGACCCTCCTTCAAGTTGCTACTTACAGTTTCCCAAAGTTGCCTAATTGGATTTACAAAGACATTTTGGAG GGGATCTTTATTTACAGAAAGGAGAAAGTCGAACTCCTTGAGGCTTTGGTCATTAGTGACAAGGAATTTACCATTCCTTGTTACCAACAG AACATATATCTTTTGTGGGGGCAGAatgacaagatttttgacttGGGCACCGCCCGCAACTTGAAGCA GCAAATCAGAGAAAAAGCAAGTCTAGAATACATAGAGAAATCAGGTCATTTAGTTCAATTGGAGCGACCATTCGTGTACAACAGCCACCTCAAGAAAATTCTTGCTTCCTTATGGTCAAAAGAGAAAAGTCATGCCACCGATGCATTTCCGCAGCCGAAAAAGAAATGA
- the LOC18607773 gene encoding protein ABHD8 isoform X2 produces MNRRMWSDLTLSIEPENRRDLLRVREGKMSFLKIYKFLLHGVLKLAGISPRTIEIEPGTIMNFWVPTETINNTNTKRKKPAVVFLHGFGFDGILTWQFQALALAKEYSVYVPDFLFFGGSITDKTERSVEFQAECMAKGLRKLGVEKCTLVGFSYGGMVGFKMAEMYPDLVESMVVTCSVMALTESISNAGLERIGFPSWADYLLPVSVKGVETLLQVATYSFPKLPNWIYKDILENIYLLWGQNDKIFDLGTARNLKQQIREKASLEYIEKSGHLVQLERPFVYNSHLKKILASLWSKEKSHATDAFPQPKKK; encoded by the exons ATGAATCGCAGAATGTGGTCAGATCTTACCCTCTCCATTGAGCCAGAAAATAGAAGAGATCTACTGAGAGTGAGAGAAGGGAAGATGAGCTTCTTGAAGATATACAAGTTTTTGTTGCATGGGGTGTTGAAGCTAGCTGGGATAAGCCCCCGAACCATAGAGATCGAGCCAGGGACGATTATGAACTTTTGGGTCCCAACTGAAACCATTAACAACACCAAcacgaaaagaaaaaagcctGCCGTAGTTTTCCTCCATGGCTTTGGCTTTGATGGTATTCTAACATGGCAATTTCAGGCGTTAGCTTTGGCCAAAGAGTACTCCGTTTACGTCCCGGATTTCCTCTTCTTCGGTGGTTCCATCACTGACAAGACGGAGAGGTCGGTGGAGTTTCAAGCCGAGTGCATGGCCAAGGGTTTGAGAAAGCTGGGTGTGGAGAAATGTACCCTGGTGGGGTTTAGTTATGGAGGAATGGTTGGTTTCAAGATGGCGGAGATGTACCCTGACTTGGTTGAGTCCATGGTGGTGACCTGCTCGGTTATGGCCTTGACTGAGTCGATCAGCAATGCCGGACTTGAGCGGATTGGGTTCCCAAGCTGGGCAGATTATTTGCTTCCAGTGTCAGTTAAGGGCGTTGAGACCCTCCTTCAAGTTGCTACTTACAGTTTCCCAAAGTTGCCTAATTGGATTTACAAAGACATTTTGGAG AACATATATCTTTTGTGGGGGCAGAatgacaagatttttgacttGGGCACCGCCCGCAACTTGAAGCA GCAAATCAGAGAAAAAGCAAGTCTAGAATACATAGAGAAATCAGGTCATTTAGTTCAATTGGAGCGACCATTCGTGTACAACAGCCACCTCAAGAAAATTCTTGCTTCCTTATGGTCAAAAGAGAAAAGTCATGCCACCGATGCATTTCCGCAGCCGAAAAAGAAATGA
- the LOC18607775 gene encoding 3-ketoacyl-CoA synthase 4: MSGQENSSSNGVQIRQSRRLPDFLQSVNLKYVKLGYHYLISHLLTLCLVPLMAVIIVEASRLNLDDIHQLWLQLQYNLVSVVVFSAILVFGSTVYIMTRPRSVFMVDYSCYLPPPHLKVKYQQFIEHSALTGDFDESSLEFQRKILERSGLGEETCVPEAMHYLPPRPSMAAAREEAEQVMFGALDNLFANTNVKPRDIGILVVNCSLFNPTPSLSAMIINKYKFRGNIRSFNLGGMGCSAGVIAVDLAKDMLQVHRNSYAIVVSTENITQNWYFGNKKSMLIPNCLFRVGGAAVLLSNKSADRRRSKYKLVHVVRTHCGANDKAFKCVYQEQDNAGKTGVSLSKDLMAIAGGALKTNITTLGPLVLPISEQILFFVTLVAKKLFNAKIKPYIPDFKLAFDHFCIHAGGRAVIDELEKNLQLLPVHAEASRMTLHRFGNTSSSSIWYELAYTEAKGRMRKGNRVWQIAFGSGFKCNSAVWVAIRNVKPSPNNPWEECIHRYPVQLAL; encoded by the coding sequence atgagtggtcaagagaaTAGTTCAAGCAATGGAGTTCAGATCCGGCAGAGTAGGAGATTGCCTGATTTTTTACAAAGTGTCAACTTGAAGTATGTTAAACTTGGTTACCATTATTTAATAAGTCATCTTTTGACACTTTGTTTGGTCCCTTTAATGGCTGTTATTATTGTTGAAGCATCAAGGTTGAACCTTGATGACATCCACCAATTATGGCTTCAGCTTCAGTATAATCTGGTCAGTGTCGTTGTGTTCTCTGCTATCCTTGTGTTTGGATCAACCGTCTACATCATGACCCGACCAAGATCCGTTTTCATGGTGGACTACTCTTGTTATCTCCCTCCTCCGCATCTGAAAGTCAAGTACCAACAGTTCATCGAACATTCCGCGCTGACGGGTGATTTCGATGAATCCTCTTTGGAGTTTCAACGCAAGATTTTGGAACGATCAGGGCTTGGAGAAGAGACTTGTGTGCCTGAAGCAATGCATTACCTGCCTCCAAGACCATCAATGGCTGCTGCAAGAGAAGAGGCAGAGCAGGTGATGTTTGGTGCTTTGGATAATCTTTTTGCTAATACTAATGTTAAGCCGAGAGATATTGGAATTCTTGTGGTTAATTGTAGTTTGTTTAATCCAACTCCTTCACTGTCTGCTATGATTATCAATAAGTATAAGTTCAGGGGAAATATTAGGAGTTTTAATCTTGGGGGTATGGGATGTAGTGCTGGGGTTATAGCTGTTGATCTTGCTAAGGATATGTTGCAAGTTCATCGAAATAGTTATGCTATTGTTGTTAGTACTGAGAACATCACACAGAATTGGTATTTTGGGAACAAGAAATCAATGTTAATACCAAATTGTTTGTTTAGAGTTGGGGGTGCTGCCGTTTTGTTGTCAAATAAATCCGCAGATCGAAGGAGGAGTAAGTATAAGCTTGTTCATGTGGTGAGGACACACTGTGGGGCCAATGACAAGGCATTTAAGTGTGTTTATCAGGAGCAGGATAATGCTGGGAAAACTGGGGTTTCTTTGTCTAAGGATTTGATGGCAATTGCTGGTGGTGCACTCAAGACTAACATCACTACATTGGGTCCCCTTGTTCTTCCTATAAGTGagcaaattttgttctttgtaACTTTGGTTGCTAAGAAGTTGTTCAATGCAAAAATCAAGCCTTATATCCCAGATTTCAAGCTTGCTTTCGATCATTTCTGCATTCACGCTGGGGGGAGGGCTGTGATTGATGAGCTTGAGAAGAATTTGCAGCTTCTGCCAGTACATGCTGAGGCCTCTCGGATGACACTCCACCGGTTTGGTAACACCTCATCGAGTTCAATTTGGTATGAGCTGGCGTATACAGAGGCAAAGGGCAGGATGCGCAAGGGGAACCGTGTTTGGCAGATTGCTTTTGGGAGTGGTTTCAAGTGTAACAGTGCAGTGTGGGTGGCCATCCGCAATGTGAAGCCCTCTCCTAATAATCCCTGGGAAGAGTGCATTCACAGGTATCCCGTGCAGCTTGCTCTGTAG